Within the Hermetia illucens chromosome 6, iHerIll2.2.curated.20191125, whole genome shotgun sequence genome, the region GCGCTTTAGGATATTTGAGGAGCTCTAAATTTTTTACCAATTCTCTGTGGTAATATTTAATCATGTAATCAAACTCGCTGACTTTGATTGAATATTCAGTGGAggacaagataaaatatatcaaatctTGCACCGGGGAGCCATATCTTGCCATTTGGTAATCGATCAACAAAATGTCCTTGGGTTGGCCGTTTTCATCATGTTGAAACATTATATTGTTGACCCATAGATCTCCATGTAAAAGTACATTGAATTCATCTGGTTTTGGTGTATATACATCAACGTACAGGTCCCCCATTCTACTCACCATTTCTTCCTGAAATgcaatcatttatttatttttcagctATTTTACttaaatcaaaattcaaaaccACCACTTACCATTCGATTCACATATTCCTGACAAGTTTCCCACATCTTCAAATACTTTATTATAGTTCCCCATAACATGGGCTGCATTATTCGGAAAAAGCCAAACGCCTGTTCACTCATTAGTGAAGATATTATTTGCTTGGAGAAAGTACTATCTTTTTCAAAAACACAAGCGGAGGCGGCATGAAACTGTGCCAACTTCGATAGAACCATTTTGGCATGTTCAATATCCATTCCGTTAAGACGATCCGCATTGGAGAATTTTCGCACTCCTAAATCCTCTATAATCAGCATTTCAAGATTATTGACCACCTTCCAACACTTTGGGCCAATGGAAATCTTCATATTATTTTCCTGGAAAACCTCTTCTAATTTGGGGATAGCCTTCTCGTACATTAAAGCCTCTTTGGGGAAAATctccaaatattttttcatttggGCATTCGGGTCGTTAGGAGGCACCATTTTGGTAAGATACCGTACTGAATCTTCGGTTCCATCTAGAAGTTAAAGATAGAGATATAAGAAACTCACATTAAAcaggaaaatttacaaaatagatGAACACCATCTGCAATTCATACCTTCTTTCTCGATTTCAATGGTGACACGATATAATGAGCACGCGTAATTTTCACCTGCACCTGAGCTGCTCACTACTGTAAACTTTTTGATAGTGCACCttccaaattgtttttccaGGATATCATGGAACAAGTCCTCCGTTACCAGCTTGATTCCATCGTCAACTCCTTTTGCAGTCATCTATAAGTTTAAAGTGAATTTGAAAGTCCGTGTCAACCTCTCCACTTACGTGTTCAGCGACCCTAAGGTATTACATGGCGAAGATAAGCTAGCTTCCGCTTACTAGATTTGTTTTTCTGTTATCCGCTCGGCGCTCACAACGACGCTTTTCCGGTTTCCCCCGCTTCCCTCATTTTACATTGGATAATCTTGATTGTACCACATCCAGTTTGCTAAGAGAGCATTTTTCGCACTAAATTTTCCGATATCAGCAATTCACCTAGAACGTCCTCccgttttttctttttgttgaagAAGAAATGTGTGCTCAGGGACTCCAatacagtttggacaatcaggtgaagtgTCTAATTTAATCATGTAGTGATAGTCGCTTTATTTTTCATGTCCTTATTGAGGATATAATTAATTTTTGCTTGCTATACAACCACTTTATAAGCACCAGCTTGTGTATCAACTGCCCTTTCTTTTGGTTTCTTCTCAAATCTCCCTTTGAGTTtttttcgtctgcgataaaagaGGGACAGACTTTACGCTGTATACGTCCGTGATCTCATTTGTTGATACCAGTCGCTAATACTCTCGAAATCATGATCGCTGCACCGTCTAAAATCATCCTGAAGGCGAAGCCTTATGTCTGTCCATCTAtaaaccgcactcagtttatgtataTTACACAAGATATAAAACACCCCTTCTaaaactggggctgcatagaACAAGATGGAGCGTACCATTCGTTTATAAGCAATCTATAGGTATACCACGACCTGTTTACGTTTGTCATTGTCCTTGTCAGAGCCATACAGGGGCTGCTAGATACTAGATGCTAGATTAAGGTTTGTGGAGACCATCATTcaaaagtatttgatggccggatTGGAGGTGATGTGGTGCTCAAAAAACAGCCGGACTAGTGGGGAATGATGCAGATTACTCACGGTACATTAAACCTGGGATGCATTTTAGCATGTGAGCATAGTACGCAATTTACATATGTGAACGACCTCTCAGTTGTTCCATTACAGCTTCCTACATGCTTGTTTCTGAAAACATCCTCTCTTGAGTCGCTGAGTAGCTAACTTCaagtttttgcagatttttttcgCAGACTTTCCCTCAAATCCTTCCTTTTGTTCGCTTAGCTCAGTttttggataggtcacatattaagtagGGGCGACATGCATGCATAGCTTGTTACTCCATGCAGTAGAAGCTACTTTCCAAAGAAGACTAACGGTTGGGACGCCCCTAGGGCCACTTGGACAGTACAGTAGAAGTGCAGGtgtctcaggaaatcgtgggggaGTTGAAATATTTCAAGCAAATAAGAATGATGTCACGTAGGTGCGGTTAACagactataccccaccaaggtgtaccatatatatatatatatatatatatggatgcGACTCATGCTTTAATGATAAATAACATTATATTGAGAGCTCTCTCCGTGAAAATATTTAGTTTATTAGCATGGTCTAGTCACATCTCCATGAAGGTTTCCTCATGCATTGCTTGAGTAAACCACTCTGACTTTCCTTTCGATTTTGTTTTAAGAGATGCCGGTTTTTTACTCTATACACCAATAACTACGTGGACACTGTTGATGTAAACCTCAACGCTAAGAAATGCTACGTGCCAACAACTGAGCCAGATACTCCTTTCCGATAGATGTTCATTGGCGAGTACAAGGTCCAACAGCGCAAAAGCGTGTAATAAACTACACTACCCTGTCCTTAGTTAACTACTCTAGAGTTCATGCCTTGAAGTCACCGCCAATCGCCTTTGGACTTCCACCTAAATTTCAGGCAATGTGAAATGTTAGTACACTTGTTGTCCGCACAGTTTCACTAGCCGCCTGATCCATGATGCGTTGTACGACTTAGCGGTTGCATATCCATATCGTCGTCCCCTCAGTCGAGTCTGTAACACATACATTTTCATCAAGAATTCTATAGGATTCATTTATAATCTCAATTTTCAACCCCGTTTTTGTAGTAATCTAGCGGGGAGAGGATAGTGAATACGTCCCAGAGCGAAAAGTGGATGCATATGCGCTACAAGAGTTgcactggacagggaccgggttcctggggaagagccactattccatatattatattatagttgccatccagtaagccatgtgctcgTAGTAGGTTTCCTAGCAAATCGAAAAATGAAATcgactgttatcggcttcggaAGCACAGGCGAAAGGCAATGAACTTTGcgattgcgaggcaagtttaaaaatataagcctcattaacgtttacgtCCCTACCAAGCATGAGGAAATAGAGGAAATagagtggaccctcgaagcctgtcccaattatgatatcaaaatcatacttatagATTTTAACGGCCAatcagagaaaaagaaaaagaagacgaggcagaccctgcctaagatggagcgatggcgtgggtcaggacgccagacagcttttagggatatcgaattggtggacctcggtgcaaaaccgggatgtctggagttccttattaaggcagggctagaccggatatcggttgttgcgccgttgatgatgatgaatcagagACGGTGTCAGTATTTAGGTAATACctcggcttccatagcttacataaaaacaccaatgataatggacggcggattattaaattagcagtatcacacgaaatggttgttggaagtacctggtttgtgcggaaagcgaatCAAaaatatacatgggcctctccagataggACCAACCAAATTCACCAAATGTTAAACGAACGCCACCATCTCTCAGGCTTGATACTCCGggatcgaataacaataccttCTAGAATCACCTTccacaatcaagtgagagtgaatactgagaCCATCAACAGCAcacccctccgtaacacctacaagggggaaatggatggaaGTTTTAGCAAgtcagtagaaagaacccttaGCCACCTCGACCCTTATTCCGCCGAcacaaagggggaaatctggTGTTCGACAGTAtgcgcatattggagcgatgggttgagtaatttcATGAACTGgtcaacattcaaaataaagtcGTATTGGAGATCCCGCCCACttggttgttggcaaccagcttacaaaaagtgcTTCACTCGGAACGTcttaccataaggtcaaagctcttactgtacaagacaatgatcttgccagccctcatgtactccttggaaactaggcaggtctagactggcTACCGGTGTGATTACCGCCATTCGAGTTAAACTCACAAATTTTTCTACAAGTTCATCCAGACCCTTCAATGCAAATTTCCCCACTTGACATAGTTTCGTGGTTATACTTCCGTCGTCAGTGACAATTTTGGACTAGCAAGTTTCACATTTCTCTCGCACTACTGAGGTTGTCAGTAACGACCTGAAGGGGACCTCAAGATTGggctgactgcagaatcgtggaagtggattGATGAATGCCGCAGGATATTGGAGGCTCAATTGATCTCTGCGGATGGTGGATAAGTACTGGAAAATCTCTCGATGGTCGGACGTTAACGGTTGGTTCCTTAATCAaaatgatgagcaactgaagaggtaaaAGGTGAAGTTCCATCTCTCGTTAACGAAATGACTAGCGAAGGCAACCACATATAGCACCAAAGTTACACTTACACATTCCACGGTGATTTCCATTTTTGTATGTATATTCCGACACTCAAATTTAGCTAACTACATTAATTACTGTATGGCATGGTACAAAAGGAATCCATGCAAGATTGGAATGTGGAGGCAACTATAATTAATGACTTAAGTCCTGCATTAGGGAGCTCGAAACCAAACACTCGTCTATACCTTAtggcaattcttcttcttctcagaaTATTCCAAATGAAAATCAATGAATTTATCCCCATTATGAACGCTAGTCAGAAAGAACATGAACTTATCTCTGATGAATATACACAGATATCTATAGATAGCTTCGATTTTACTTGAAGAATAAATCACGCTTAAGGCATCAGTTGTAAAAATTCCATCCAGTTTTTAACTTGTTAATGAATAAAAATGCCAACCCagatattaattttaaaaatggaataGAAATTTTTATCGATTTGGCAGAATCTACTGCCCGGTTACAAAAGCATCAAGCACTAAACAAATTACCTCAGAATAATTCCTTTAGATAACTTTTCGCCTTCTCAAATTTCCTATATGAAAACACTGCGAATACGGGGACCGTTTTGTTCAAAATTGAATTTCGTATCTACAATTTAAACGTTCGAATTTCAACATTTCAAGAAGAATTGCCTAATGCTTAGATATAAGTATTGATTGTGTACTCCACACACTCTAAAATTGGACTTAGTGTACTCATTAGATTAGATAATTTTTACGATCGGCGGTAACATTTGTTTAAGTACCATATTCGGCTCCATATTGTGCTTCCAACTGACCACATGTACAGAAAAGTGAGATAATCGATTGTATATTCGAAAGATAGAATAGAAAACTTCGGAAAATTGGAAGATGCTAGTAAGAAAGCTTCTTTGGTGGGCAATTAGCTATCTATCtagtatttttttaattgatggaaaaacattttttggaaacatttaGTGTTCATTTGGAACTAAGGAATTTTTACTCGCGGTCAAAAAATTTGATCCCATCAAGCTATCAACAATCGAACGAGCTTATTGCTGCTGTGGGAGGGGTCGAACGTGATGCGGTTGTATTCTGGCTCCGAGACGAACTTCTGAACGTGCAGCATAGCGTGCACtatgacaaaaggaaatttacaATTGTCTAGGCGGGGAGGTGGAAACTGCTCCAAGTAAAAATGATTTCTCTATATTATGGTATACCCCatcataaaagaaattaaaggtGCTTGCAAGTCAACCATCAAAATGggagaactatcccaaaaacctaaaaagatggtgaAAATGACCGTGAAGGCCAGCCCGGAAATATTGAAGCTTTATCGAATTGTTCAGTTGGCGCGCATACTTCTaagctagccaggctcgggaatatagTGAGGAGGGGGCGgttctttgaacacttcgatccccCACATGTCATcatacaaaatttcacgtgttATTTGCTGATGCGTGGGTCCGTAGCTGGACCTGAAAATGCAATCAAGCGAGCTAAATAGGAAttgaaacaacaaacaaaaaataacggctcgatCGCGCACGTGTTGCCGTAAAACTTCGAACccaagtgccgcgatcgaaatgGATGATCCATGTCtgatcgcatcctcaatcgatagtttcagtctgaatggctgtaggaAGCTATcaacacacctggcagttaggtataaaatgtaaaTCCAAAAATGAGCAGAAAAAGCAACTTCGAGTCCGGTAAGGATAAACGGCGGATGCCATTTGACTTGGTCAGGCTCCCGTAATGAACGGCACGGCGTCAAAATCGCTGATTGTGGGCGGTTCCGCGATGACTAGGAGCATGGCTCCGCCTGCTGTAATTGTTTCGCCATCGATCCTTAGCGATCGcctcagcaggttcgcgtaggcagcggatgaagtggactgaggaaatgatgCTCTTTATCATTCGCTCCTAGTACGCAATAGCGGAGGTTTATTACTTGTAGCGATACAATCCCCGGCCATCATCACGAAGCGTGTATGACTTGAGTTCATCGCGAACATTGGTGACCAAAGAGTCGATCAATATCAACAAAATCTCGTCGCACTGTAAGCAACAGTTTTAGTAATCTTCACCACCAATCGCCAGTAGTTTTCCCTGAGGTTCGCTACGAATTCGAATGTGCGTGTACAGAATTCTCTGAAATGGATCATTTGCaaagcaactccgagaattctatctcaaatcaatgatgatctCTCtacgaatcccaagagaacgtcCAGACAGTGTAGTTTTCGGTGACTGAGGCGAAAGAATATCGGGGTGGACTTTAGGgcttacctgcccagcatgctgagtagatAACCGCTGAAGGCACTTGCCCTGGCCACTATGCCTTGAATGAATTTTGGAGATGTTATTGAAGACAAACTATAAACACCCGGGTCGGGTGGAggatttctggtacaaaaaatttaccagtatacacagtcggttggcacacagcatgaATCAGGTGATTATTCTGCCGGAGgcatttccacccttcctcactccggaaattacctaccttatccctaagaagggcaCAGTGTGGGACCCGGTAGACACTAGATCGATTATTTGCTGCGattattattagtggaagggtcaattcGCACCTTGAGGTCAACAAAATTCTGTCCGAGGGGTAGAAGGGTTGCGGAGTTAGGTTAAAGGCCACCAGGTCGACTCGCTACACGTTtagttttacagcaaagagcaagtgAGTCCCGTGCATGTGTCTGCTTGTAAAGCGCACTTTGGGCTAACTCCACGTAACGATCTTTCAATATTCTCAGTGAGttaaagtcagaccaagagcgaatTGATGAAGGGATATTGAAGACAATGCAGAGAAAACAGGTGAATTATCTTTGGAATTGGTCATTTGTCGAagaggtggctgtgtgctggggagcacttcgctgagacggagggatttatgtgtgttaTTCAgcacggcgtggtcgccatccAAGCTCATATAATGCTCGTGATGAAGGAGCGGAAtgtgaatgtgtggttcagcattaaagacgttggatcatctcatttctggcagaACTGTTATGACGTCGGTGCATTACACGAATCTATCTTTTAAGTAGATATAACCGTCCGAGTCGAAATGTTTGACTGTATTAAGTAAAATTGTGCATCTGACAAAATTATGACaagtaaaataataaaggaattaaaatatattttattatagaaaGATAAATAAAAAGAGATTAATAAAAATGTCTTAAATAAAAACTGAACTTTCCAGGCGAATCGCTTTCCCTGCATCTAATGATGGGTACTGTGGGCAAGTTTGTGTACAAACAAAGGGATCAACAAACGATTTGCCCGATCAATTTTCACTTGCACCATTCGAAATTTAATAATAAGTAAAATATATATCTGTTCTAATGAAAGTGGGTTCCTAGATTTAGGGGAAAGCGACCAATTGTtaggatttttaaaaattactaaAATTAACTATTTTAAATATTAGATATTCCGTATAAATAGGGGGTAGGAATTATCAAAATGAGAAGGGTAATTGGGAAAGCTAAAAGGTGTTAAAATGAAAGAATCATTGTCGAGTTCAAAGGAAGAATTTTAGCCTCATACACaatcatttaaaaataaaactagatagctagctacctagttttatttttatttagaagaactacaagcatcggaacgataactatcaCAATCatttggttgtagataaaattcgtTGCAATGTCGGTGACCCATCTTACCCGGATGAGTAAATTATATAGCATAGTACCTATAGTACAATAATAAGATGCAAAAAAACCTTACTTTAGATGGAATGATGACAAAGGCCAGGATACCACGCAACTACTACAACTATGGAGTGGATGGGTCACAGTTCAAACCTGGGATGTTAGGAGCTCCTTGTTAAAATAGCCCTAGAGCACGGTTAGAACATGACTTGTTACTTTTAATCAATATAAAAGCGATATTCATAACAGTGGTTTTCAGGTTGAAGTCTACTGTCTAAATTAGACTTTGAGAGCACCAAATTCAGCTACACtttgaattatttaattttgaatACTAGGCATCAAAAGCTCCTTTATTATCTAGAAAAGGAAATATCAACTCGCACGACTTTATAAGTCGCGGATTTAGGTACATAGCTTGCTTAAATTTACTGGCAGCCTCATTGTCACTCAGGAAATTCTCAATACTAGCGTCCTCATTGGGGTCGAGAAGTGCGATGGGCATGACGCCGCAGCTAACAAAAATGCCTGGAATTGTAGGAAGGAAACATAAAAGATTATCACAAATTATTAAATGCAAATCAAGTGACATTACCAAGGAAGGATTTTTTCAAAACCGCAATATGCAGATCCATAAGCGTGGGTGGGGCCTTAGAATATTTGAgcagtttcaaatttttcaccaatTCCCGGTGGTAATATTTGATCATATAATCAAATTCCTTGACTTTAATTGAATATTCAGTGGAAGAGAAAATGAAATATATTAGATCGTTCACTGGAGAACCATATCTTGATAGCTGAAGATCGACAAACAAAATGTCTTTGGGTTGTCCATTCTCATCATGTTGGAACATTATATTGTTGACCCATAAATCTCCATGTAAAACGACATTGAATTCATCTGGGTTTGGATCATATACTATCTTCTGGAGGTCCGCGATTCTGTCTTTTATTCCTTCCTAAAAATGACCATTTTATTACTAGCTCCAAGTTCTTCTATTTATCAAAAcaacataaaaattaaaaacttacAATCTTATCCACATACTCTTGACAAGTCTTCCACAATCGTAAATTCTTTATAATATTCCCCCACATGATGGGTAGCATTTTTTTGGAGTACGCTTCATTATACATTGAAGCCATTATTCGGTTTGAGAATGaaccatttttctctaaaatacaaACCGAGGCGGCATGAAACTGTGCCAATTTTGATATAACCATTTTGGCATGTTGCATATCCATTCCGTTGAGACGGTTCATATTGGCGAATTTTCTTGCTCCCAAATCCTCCATAATTAACATTTCAGGATCATCTGTTACCTTCCAACACTTTGGAGCGAAGGTAGTCGTAATACCATGCTCCAGGAAAACTTCCTCTAGTTGGGGCACAACTTTCTGATACATTTCAACCTCTTTTGGAAAAATGCCCATAGTTTTTTTCATTTCGGCACTTGGATCATTGGGTGGCATCATTTTAATAATGTATCTAACTGTATCTTTAGTTTCATCTAAAtgataaaaatggagaaataagAAATTCAAGTTAAACCACCATAATTTGCATTTGTATCATATAAGGGAGGTGAAGTGTACCCCCTAAACCATACCTTCTTTTTCGACTTCAATGGTAACACGGTACATGTAACACAGATAATTTTCACCAGCGCTTGAGCTGGGCGCTACGGTGAACTTTTTGATGGTGCATTTTCCAAACTGCTTCTCGAGGATATCATGGAAAATCTCCTCAGTTATCAGCTGCATTCCGGAGTCGACTCCATTTGATTTCTTACTATCGTCACTAGCATCTCCGTTTGCGGTCATTTTACCTGTAGAATTAAGGTAGATttgattgttatttttttctagaaaatcCTTTTTAAATTATCCGCTCTTTTATCTGCCGGTTTTCTACTCATTTGCCTATTAGTCTCAAAAAAATCGCGCATCCCAGCGAAATCGATTAAATTGCTAAGAACGACAATGAGTCAGTTTAGAGGTCAAGTAAAGATATAAAACCAACCAACAGGATGCTTAGCAACAGATTGTTGCCCTGCTAAttccgaaaaataaaaatgtggaCAGGAATATAGTAAGTAATGTTTTGATTCGCCTTGTTCTGTACAATGCAGCGAGACCTGGCTGATGAACTAGGTCAGGGAACAAAAAATCAATGCTTTCAAACATCGAGTCCTCAGGAGTATCTTAGGCTCAGTGAGCGTGGAACCTCTTATTGCATAAAAGATGTATGGTCGGCATTTCGCGAAGAGAAATAAAGTGAGTTTACTTTTACCACCTCTTACGAGTTTCCAAGAAAAACTTCACAAAACAGTCTAGGCAAGCCGCGGGGTCACCGAGTTACGATGCTTATCTgaaagtccatgaaaagaaaagcCTTTGTTATAACTTCGTTGTAAATAAAACGTTGGCTAAAGGGCAAATTTAGAGAAATGCGAACCGGTACGCTATCGCTGTCTCCTAATTATCTCGATAAACGATTAATAATCTATGAATGCCATAAAACCCCAAGGGGCATAGCGAGTTAACCACGtctaatcgcaaacacgacatgagtgcgaattatatccaagtgaaatccgCTTTATATATACAGACCAAAAGCTAGGTGGTAACGAAAAGaggagaggtgaggcagcgtctgatgaattgcctctgctctAGACGGAGCCTCCAGtgactttttagatttttttgaatttgtggGTATTTAGCTCAAAAAACAAATGTAGGGGAAGTTTCGTCCCAATTGGTCCAGTGCGACATgaactggatgcggacttaggactctctTAATCTTCAAACAGGACGAAGTGCTGAAACTATACCAAAGAGAAGGCGGCATCTTTCTGTGCCATTGCATGACATAACTTGTAATGCAGTTGTTGCCCTTTCTCGGTGGGTGATgcatccattgccacttccgctttctgatcGACATGTGAACGGGTATCTAACCCGCATGCCGAAGATATTCCCCATATACTGTTGGTGGAAGAGGGGCAAAGCCTCAGAGCATTCAGActatagtggtccattgtactcgatttcccCGGAAAATGCCGGATGACTTGATGTATTTTAGGATTTCTGAtagcggatgtgatgctacttgCTGCAGCTGGagcacgtcagcaccaaaaagttGACGTCTGGTAGGTCCATAGGCGAGACACTTAAAAAGAAAATGTCccgtggatcccgcttcctcattacaagattTACACGTATCATCTTAGGAAAGTGAACCGTGCAACATACTCCACGGAAGCGATAATAGCACACCTTCTTGGAAGCAgcatttcgtcgcttccgttggtAGGTACCAATAAATATCCACTCAGTTCACCTTATTtgaatcacccatcacgattgtaTTGCTACCATtatgaagcctctcctgaactactGAGCTACTCGTACAAAGTATCCTTTTCATCTAAATAAGAAATCACAATTTGTGGGTAGCGCTACtcaattgtgatactccttcacttGGACGGAAATATCGAGGGGATGATCTTGTCAGAAATCGATTCCTATCCCATTGAAGCGTGCCGTGCGGTAGCTATGAGCAACAGTCCGACACCGATTTAACGTCTACTATCACTGATCCAAAGTATGAGACCACAGTCCCGCAAGTGGGAGAGGAAGTCTTCCCAGACTGTTCA harbors:
- the LOC119658746 gene encoding uncharacterized protein LOC119658746 gives rise to the protein MTAKGVDDGIKLVTEDLFHDILEKQFGRCTIKKFTVVSSSGAGENYACSLYRVTIEIEKEDGTEDSVRYLTKMVPPNDPNAQMKKYLEIFPKEALMYEKAIPKLEEVFQENNMKISIGPKCWKVVNNLEMLIIEDLGVRKFSNADRLNGMDIEHAKMVLSKLAQFHAASACVFEKDSTFSKQIISSLMSEQAFGFFRIMQPMLWGTIIKYLKMWETCQEYVNRMEEMVSRMGDLYVDVYTPKPDEFNVLLHGDLWVNNIMFQHDENGQPKDILLIDYQMARYGSPVQDLIYFILSSTEYSIKVSEFDYMIKYYHRELVKNLELLKYPKAPPTLIDLHVAVVKKCYLGIVVSTGVMPMALLDPSEDANMDNFMKDNEAGHKFRLDMYLNPRLIRACESIFPFLENRGAFDI
- the LOC119658742 gene encoding uncharacterized protein LOC119658742; its protein translation is MTANGDASDDSKKSNGVDSGMQLITEEIFHDILEKQFGKCTIKKFTVAPSSSAGENYLCYMYRVTIEVEKEDETKDTVRYIIKMMPPNDPSAEMKKTMGIFPKEVEMYQKVVPQLEEVFLEHGITTTFAPKCWKVTDDPEMLIMEDLGARKFANMNRLNGMDMQHAKMVISKLAQFHAASVCILEKNGSFSNRIMASMYNEAYSKKMLPIMWGNIIKNLRLWKTCQEYVDKIEGIKDRIADLQKIVYDPNPDEFNVVLHGDLWVNNIMFQHDENGQPKDILFVDLQLSRYGSPVNDLIYFIFSSTEYSIKVKEFDYMIKYYHRELVKNLKLLKYSKAPPTLMDLHIAVLKKSFLGIFVSCGVMPIALLDPNEDASIENFLSDNEAASKFKQAMYLNPRLIKSCELIFPFLDNKGAFDA